A window from Rhizosphaericola mali encodes these proteins:
- a CDS encoding exopolysaccharide biosynthesis polyprenyl glycosylphosphotransferase, with amino-acid sequence MKDRKTELSAFVLRLSDFFILNLSFLIGILLTYIIKSTLPKLSLLDILVYNILWLFFSSIFKLYSFSTLRNTVIILRQTFKVVLSHFVLFAFYFLFVYYFYSEKRMWFLIGNIASLLIFVTISRIYLTYLMEFVADKANLNRNCAIIGKNSLGNSLQHFFGENEHLYTFKRFLDDDLNSMVNANASQVSGASILEFVNTLQLQGIDEVYSTVPITPLMSKIYTAAENNCIKLHFVSKSELSGSSLSVRHIDNISSSDFKVYSLRNEPLNSLRNRIKKRAFDFAFSSFVILFILSWLYPIIGLIIKLSSPGPILFKQERSGKDNKPFYCYKFRSMKVNKDSDSMQATKNDSRLTKFGAFMRKTSLDELPQFFNVWKGEMSIVGPRPHMLKHTDQYKTLIDKYLVRQFLKPGITGWAQVNGFRGETKELILMEKRVEHDIWYMENWSLMLDVRIVFMTVINVAKGEPEAY; translated from the coding sequence ATGAAGGATAGAAAAACTGAATTGTCTGCCTTCGTTTTGAGGCTTAGTGATTTTTTTATACTTAATTTGAGTTTTCTCATTGGTATATTGCTTACTTATATTATAAAATCGACTTTGCCTAAGTTGAGTTTATTAGATATTTTAGTATATAATATTTTGTGGTTATTTTTTTCCTCTATTTTCAAATTGTATAGTTTTTCTACTTTACGTAATACGGTAATTATATTGAGGCAAACCTTTAAAGTAGTATTGTCCCACTTTGTACTGTTTGCATTTTATTTTTTATTTGTTTACTATTTCTATAGTGAAAAACGCATGTGGTTTTTAATAGGAAACATAGCATCACTTTTGATTTTTGTAACTATTAGTCGCATATATCTTACTTATTTGATGGAATTTGTGGCTGATAAAGCCAATTTGAATCGCAACTGCGCTATCATTGGTAAAAATTCACTAGGTAATTCATTGCAGCATTTTTTTGGAGAAAATGAACATTTATATACATTTAAACGCTTTTTGGATGATGACTTAAATTCAATGGTAAATGCAAATGCATCGCAAGTTTCTGGTGCCTCCATATTAGAATTTGTTAATACATTACAATTGCAAGGTATTGACGAAGTGTATTCCACAGTTCCAATTACGCCTTTAATGTCTAAAATTTATACGGCAGCTGAGAATAATTGTATCAAATTACATTTTGTTAGTAAAAGTGAATTGTCAGGATCTTCCTTGTCAGTAAGACATATTGATAATATTTCAAGCAGTGATTTTAAAGTCTACAGCCTTCGCAATGAACCGTTAAATTCTTTAAGAAATAGAATTAAGAAAAGAGCTTTTGATTTTGCATTTAGCTCATTTGTAATTCTGTTTATACTTTCATGGTTATACCCTATAATTGGATTAATTATAAAATTATCCTCTCCTGGACCTATTTTATTTAAACAAGAACGTTCTGGAAAAGATAATAAACCTTTCTATTGCTACAAGTTTAGAAGTATGAAGGTTAATAAAGACTCGGATAGTATGCAAGCGACCAAAAATGATTCACGTCTTACAAAATTTGGCGCTTTTATGCGGAAAACAAGTTTAGATGAACTTCCTCAATTTTTTAATGTATGGAAAGGCGAAATGAGTATTGTGGGACCAAGACCACATATGTTAAAACATACAGATCAATATAAAACTCTAATTGACAAGTATCTTGTGCGCCAATTTTTGAAACCAGGAATTACTGGTTGGGCGCAGGTAAATGGGTTTAGGGGAGAAACTAAAGAACTAATTTTAATGGAGAAAAGAGTAGAGCATGATATTTGGTATATGGAAAATTGGTCTTTAATGTTGGATGTACGTATCGTATTTATGACAGTGATAAATGTAGCAAAAGGGGAACCTGAAGCTTATTAA